The Ptiloglossa arizonensis isolate GNS036 chromosome 2, iyPtiAriz1_principal, whole genome shotgun sequence sequence CCCGCCGAGAGAAGACGAGGCCGTATCCTGCATGTACCTGGACCTGCCGAGTTACACCTACTCGAAGAGCAAAACCGATCTACCCCCAGTAAGCACCATCACGGTACCCCAGTGCATTGTCTATGACAGCAATTGCAGCGACGGTTGGCACACGCCCAGCCCTACCGCCAGCCTACGTTCGGTCAGCCCTGCGACCACTTTGTCCACATCCTCGGAACCGGACGCGATCAGTGCACCGGTGACGTATCGTCTATTGGGTTCCATGGAGGTGTTGAACGATAGGTACACCGCGAAGAGGAGTCTATCGACGATGGGTACCGAGCCAACGCAACACTGCGCGAACACGATCGATCTCGCCGAGGAAGTGAACAGCATGGACGCGGATACGGACGGAACCGTGGACCCTGAAGCGGAAATCGACCGCGAGAAGGCACAGTCGCGGCGGGATAGTGTTATCAGCAATTCCAGCAGCTTCTCGGACCGAATCGCGGACGGTGACAGCGAAGACGACGCGGAGATGAGCGACGGTCCCGATCATACGCGTGCTGGCACAGATGGGATCGAGGACGGTCGGGATGCTGTCAGAAGGAGGGGTAAATACGTTAGCTCGACGATCGTACGGAAACGCAGACTGGCGGCGAACGCCAGGGAACGAAGAAGAATGCAGAATCTGAATAAAGCGTTCGACAGGTTGAGAGCCTATTTACCGTCTTTGGGCAACGACAGGCAATTGTCGAAATACGAGACGCTTCAAATGGCACAGTCCTACATCACGGCTCTGTACGATCTGCTCCAATGAGGACCGTTCTGTACTTCGATTAAGCGGATCAAAGTATTTCCGATCCGTTCGAAACGGAATCGAAGTTTTCGGGAAATTAAGATAATTAGGTTTCCTTTTTCTCGTTTGTGCATAAGAAAAGACAAGTTTGTGATCCATGATCTACGATCATTTAGTTCAATTATGTGAATCGTGTTTATAACGGATAGGTAATTTCTCATTCATTCGTTCTTTCCAGTAGATACAATTCGGGATTGTATTCGCAAGATTTtctatcccccccccccccggggATAATGTATTTCGCTTGAATTTTAAAGAATCGTTTCACCTTTTAACCATTTTGTTTCTTAGGGAATGCAACGTCGAACGTTTATACTCGCCGATATTTGCACGATCGTCGTGCACTAATTATTAAGGTGTGACAAAGAAGGATCTAAAGTACGTATTTATGAAATTTCTGTAAATAACGGAAACTGTACATTTTGTAAAGTAGCGATAGTTTGACGAATAGGTTTCTCTAGTTttgtattgtattataaatcGAACCAAGTCATGtacttataatttattataaatattaacgtGCTCTATCTCGAGACTGACGAGCGACGTGTTGAAAAATAAAGTTATTTTATAAAACCTGAAAGTTACACGACACCCTCACCTTACCATCTGTACCCCTTTGGTTTCATGTAGTGGGGGGTGGGCGGGCGGGGAGGGGCGTGAAAATAGTCTGGTTTGCGAGTCATTGGATAGAACCTGTTACGTTTGTGCAAACatgtttcttcgaacgattttgcttcgataatttgtaattttctataGAAATTGAAATTGCTCTAGAAGTGTCGATACCAGGCTCGTAGCAAGGGACGAAGTATATTGGAGGTAAAGGAAAAACAGCATCGTCATCGGTGGTCTGGTTGTCATACGAAACCCATGCGACGCGTTGGTGCCCGGTTTCATTGCAATTTGAGAACCTGCAGCCTCTTTCATTCGACGATGACtcttctttcgttctctttctctccatcTTTTTCTCCTTTATC is a genomic window containing:
- the Ato gene encoding atonal produces the protein MELQEMFRYGYMFPPREDEAVSCMYLDLPSYTYSKSKTDLPPVSTITVPQCIVYDSNCSDGWHTPSPTASLRSVSPATTLSTSSEPDAISAPVTYRLLGSMEVLNDRYTAKRSLSTMGTEPTQHCANTIDLAEEVNSMDADTDGTVDPEAEIDREKAQSRRDSVISNSSSFSDRIADGDSEDDAEMSDGPDHTRAGTDGIEDGRDAVRRRGKYVSSTIVRKRRLAANARERRRMQNLNKAFDRLRAYLPSLGNDRQLSKYETLQMAQSYITALYDLLQ